In Vibrio sp. 10N, the following proteins share a genomic window:
- the gpt gene encoding xanthine phosphoribosyltransferase yields the protein MANKFIITWDNMHAYCRQLAERQMPAEQWKGIIGVSRGGLVPAAILARELGIRFVDTVCISSYDHDHQRDMTVLKAPEHDGEGYLIVDDLVDSGDTARKIREMYPKAKLVTVCAKPAGVELVDEYIVDIDQDCWIEQPWDMALSYVEPINRKQK from the coding sequence ATGGCTAACAAATTCATCATCACTTGGGACAATATGCACGCATATTGCCGTCAACTAGCTGAGCGTCAAATGCCGGCTGAGCAGTGGAAAGGCATTATCGGTGTAAGTCGTGGCGGTCTAGTACCAGCAGCGATCCTAGCGCGTGAGCTAGGTATTCGTTTTGTAGATACAGTATGTATCTCTAGCTATGACCACGATCACCAACGTGATATGACGGTTCTTAAAGCACCTGAGCATGACGGTGAAGGTTACCTAATCGTTGATGATCTTGTAGACAGCGGCGATACAGCACGCAAAATCCGCGAAATGTATCCAAAAGCTAAGCTGGTTACTGTTTGTGCTAAGCCAGCAGGTGTTGAACTTGTGGATGAGTACATTGTGGACATCGATCAAGATTGTTGGATCGAACAGCCATGGGATATGGCGTTGTCTTACGTTGAGCCAATTAACCGTAAGCAAAAATAA